A stretch of Lathyrus oleraceus cultivar Zhongwan6 chromosome 6, CAAS_Psat_ZW6_1.0, whole genome shotgun sequence DNA encodes these proteins:
- the LOC127092305 gene encoding uncharacterized protein LOC127092305 has protein sequence MNSVCISNCVNDARDPRVPVRANYVNLYKWPESDAEFVKSVSLNGGHGHPRVVDSISCRQMYLKSYTFSRKETVPEKTQKCFGRVKEKVAHSGGGGGGGGGGGGRKKRNQGRRRKCLVLRKMREISCNTLFRIFHRFLSCGASVDVVVNEKQPY, from the coding sequence ATGAATTCTGTTTGCATATCAAACTGTGTCAACGACGCACGTGACCCACGCGTGCCGGTTCGAGCCAATTACGTCAACCTCTACAAATGGCCGGAATCGGATGCAGAGTTTGTCAAATCGGTCAGCTTGAACGGCGGTCATGGTCATCCCAGGGTGGTGGATAGTATCTCATGCAGACAGATGTATCTTAAGAGCTATACGTTTTCGAGAAAAGAAACCGTGCCGGAGAAAACCCAGAAATGTTTTGGGAGGGTGAAAGAGAAAGTGGCTCACAGTGGCGGCGGCGGCggcggtggtggtggtggtggtggaaggAAGAAACGGAACCAAGGTAGGAGAAGGAAGTGTTTGGTTTTGAGGAAAATGAGGGAAATTTCGTGTAATACGCTGTTTCGGATTTTTCATAGGTTCTTGTCTTGCGGTGCTAGTGTTGACGTTGTTGTCAATGAAAAACAACCAtattga